In the genome of Magnolia sinica isolate HGM2019 chromosome 2, MsV1, whole genome shotgun sequence, one region contains:
- the LOC131231066 gene encoding photosynthetic NDH subunit of subcomplex B 4, chloroplastic — protein sequence MAEVIMGFTMPKPHIHNPPTFQTIKMEMNQFPKSLRKCSFSRWNTCWLQGEGKRSKRGSLLKANALPDWPLIAVLVQHIEGQRDYIVHKTVWHLNDETLKNVYTMYIMFTCWGCCFFGAMKDPYYDGEQYRKDGGDGTGHWVYEKQEDIEEKARAELWREELIEEIEQKVGGLRELEEAGKKKEEELV from the exons ATGGCAGAGGTAATCATGGGTTTCACAATGCCCAAACCACATATTCACAACCCTCCTACTTTCCAAACAATCAAGATGGAGATGAACCAGTTTCCCAAATCG CTGAGGAAGTGCTCATTCTCTAGGTGGAACACTTGCTGGCTTCAG GGAGAAGGCAAAAGGAGCAAAAGAGGATCTTTGTTGAAGGCAAATGCATTACCAGACTGGCCTCTTATAGCAGTTCTAGTACAGCATATTGAAGGTCAAAGAGATTACATTGTCCATAAGACTGTTTGGCATCTCAATGATGAAACTTTAAAGAATGTTT ATACCATGTACATCATGTTCACTTGTTGGGGATGCTGTTTCTTTGGAGCCATGAAA GATCCATATTATGATGGGGAACAATATAGGAAAGATGGGGGAGATGGAACAGGGCACTGGGTCTATGAGAAG CAAGAAGATATAGAAGAGAAGGCAAGAGCAGAGTTGTGGCGGGAGGAGCTGATAGAGGAGATTGAGCAGAAGGTAGGAGGGTTGAGAGAATTGGAAGAGGCTGgtaagaagaaagaggaggagcTTGTTTAA
- the LOC131231058 gene encoding casparian strip membrane protein 3-like, whose product MKAGALDGGEASMASDARGRMNKGISILDFILRLVGVVGTLGSAIAMGTTDETLPFFTQFIRFKASYDDLPSFTFFVIANAIVCGYLVLSLPLSIFHIVKSQARGSRIILILFDTAMLALLTAGASAAAAIVYLAHKGNARANWLAICQQFNSFCERISGSLIGSFGGVIIFVLLILLSALAISRR is encoded by the exons ATGAAAGCAGGAGCATTAGACGGTGGAGAAGCCTCCATGGCTTCAGATGCAAGGGGTAGGATGAATAAAGGGATCTCTATACTAGATTTCATTCTCAGGTTAGTTGGAGTCGTGGGCACGTTAGGAAGTGCCATAGCCATGGGCACGACCGATGAAACTCTCCCTTTCTTCACCCAGTTCATCCGATTCAAGGCCAGTTATGACGATCTCCCTTCTTTCAC GTTTTTCGTGATTGCGAATGCGATTGTGTGTGGGTATCTTGTGCTCTCGCTACCACTTTCCATCTTCCACATCGTCAAGAGTCAAGCGAGGGGGAGTAGGATAATATTAATCCTCTTCGACACG GCAATGCTAGCACTCCTAACAGCCGGAGCTTCAGCAGCAGCTGCAATAGTGTACCTAGCTCACAAGGGCAATGCTCGGGCGAATTGGTTGGCAATCTGTCAACAATTCAATTCCTTCTGCGAACGCATTTCGGGCTCTCTGATTGGCTCCTTTGGCGGCGTGATCATCTTTGTACTGCTTATCTTGCTGTCTGCCTTAGCAATCTCGAGGCGTTGA